A genomic window from Quercus lobata isolate SW786 chromosome 10, ValleyOak3.0 Primary Assembly, whole genome shotgun sequence includes:
- the LOC115964755 gene encoding uncharacterized protein LOC115964755, with amino-acid sequence MEEILYDWKKLYLTNEEDAKLSLSRSKNLRNKEYILAAKFLTKRALNMEAIGHTFKPLWRAKKDFKVREAGDHILLFVFKLKADAECVLANEPWTFDKHAVLLQWFDGSTPMRYLRFMKLKFWVQIYGLPIHMLDPETAIKIGETLGQVTPCENPNELVGGDFLRVHVEIDVSKPLC; translated from the coding sequence ATGGAAGAAATCTTATATGACTGGAAAAAATTATACTTGACAAACGAGGAAGACGCCAAGCTTAGTCTTTCAAGATCcaaaaatttaagaaacaaGGAGTACATATTGGCGGCCAAGTTCCTTACCAAAAGAGCTCTTAACATGGAAGCAATTGGTCACACGTTCAAACCCTTATGGAGAGCCAAAAAGGATTTTAAAGTGCGCGAAGCGGGAGATCACATTCTTCTATTTGTCTTCAAACTCAAAGCAGATGCAGAGTGTGTTCTAGCTAACGAACCTTGGACGTTCGACAAACACGCAGTCCTCCTACAGTGGTTCGATGGGTCAACGCCAATGAGGTATCTAAGGTTCATGAAACTGAAATTCTGGGTGCAAATATACGGCTTACCGATACATATGTTGGATCCAGAGACGGCAATCAAAATAGGAGAAACTCTCGGTCAAGTAACTCCATGCGAGAATCCTAATGAGTTGGTGGGGGGTGATTTTTTACGTGTTCATGTGGAGATTGATGTCTCAAAACCTCTCTGTTGA